The Candidatus Binatia bacterium genome segment ACATCGAGGCGGAGAAGATCTCCGAGACGACCCTCCAGCCATGAGTTCTCGCCCCCGGGCACACTTTCTACATCCTCTCGCGGTGGCCGCGCTCTTGATCGGCTGCGATCCCGGACGTCCGAACTGGGATGCACCGATCGAGGGCCCGGCCCGGCCCGCGGCCGACGTCACGGCGACCGACACCGGTCGGCGCGACGTCGGGCGGGCACTCGGCGAGACTCCGCGCGACGACAAAGTCGTCCTGTTCGGCGATCTGCACGTTCACACGACGTACTCCTTCGATGCCTACCTCTTCTCGCTGCCCGTGCTGGGCGGCGAAGGCGCACACCCCCCGAACGACGCGTGCGACTTCGCGCGCTATTGTGCCGACCTCGACTTCTACGCCCTGACCGACCACGCCGAGTCCCTGGTGGAGCAGACGTGGGAGGCCTCGAAGCAGAGCGTGCGGCAGTGCAACCAGGTCGCGGGCGACCCGACGGATCCCGACGTCGTCGCCTTCATGGGCTTCGAATGGAGCCAGGCCGGCACGACCCCTGAGTCACACTACGGACACCGCTGCGTCTTCTTCCGCGACACCGAAGACGACGCGCTTCCCGTCCGCCCGATCGGCTCCCGTGCCGATACCGACATCATGTCGTCAGCACGCGACAACATCGGGATGATGCGGATGGTCACGCCGTGGAACTACCAACAGTACGACGACTACATGAAGTACGTGACACGGGTGATCGACCAGCCGCTCTGTGAAGACGGCGTCCCGGTTCGCGACAATCCCTCCGACTGCAAAGACGTCGCCGAAACCCCCCGGATTCTGCGCGAGAAGCTCGACGACTGGGACTACGAAGCGCTCGTCATCCCGCACGGCACGGCGTGGGGTGTCTACACGCCCGCAACGACGAAGATCGACAAGCATCTCGACCCCATGCAGTTCGATCCCGAGCGCCAGCTCCTCGTCGAAATCATGTCGGGCCACGGCAACTCCGAGGAGTACCGCGCCTTCCGCGAATGGGAGACCGACGCCAACGGGAACGTCGTATGCCCCGAGCCCACCGAAGACTATCTACCGTGCTGCTGGCAGGCGGGTGAGATCATGCGCTCGCGATGCGGCGATCTGCCCGCCGACGAATGCGAACGACGCGTCATCCAGGCGCGCGCCTTCGCGACCGAAGCCTACACCAAACCTCGGGAGGTCTTCCCGGATGCCCCGTTGGAGGACTGGCTCGACTGCGACCAATGTCGCGACTGCTTCAAACCCGCGTTCTCGTACCGCCCGCTCGAATCGGTGCAGTACGCGATGACCCTCACGCGCGACGACGCGACCGGGGCCGATGGCAAGCCGCTACGCTTCCGTTACGGCTTCATCGGCTCGAGCGACGGCCACTCCGGCCGCCCCGGAACCGGCTACAAGCCCGTTGAGCGCGGGATGATGACCGACATCACCGGGGAACCGAATGGTCTCGTCCTGAAGCTTCAGGACTACCTGGCCCGGATGGACGACCCCCAGCAGCCCGCGCGACCAGCGACCGGGCCCATTCGTCTGTCCGGCAACGACCTTCGTATCTCGAACTTCTTGTACCCAGGTGGCATCGCAGCCGTACACTCCGAAGGTCGAAGCCGCGAGGAGATCTGGGAAGCGATGCAGCGTCGTGAGGTCTACGGGACAAGCGGACCGCGGATTCTGCTGTGGTTCGACCTTCTCGACGGCAATGAGCGCTTCCCGATGGGGAGTCAGGTCGAGCGCGACGAGGCACCCCGGTTCCAAGTGCGCGCCGCCGGTGCTTCGATTCAGAAAGCCGGCTGCCCCGAGTGGGTCCACCACGGCCTCTCCAAGGATCGTGTCACGCGCCTTTGTCGAAATGAGTGCAACAACCCGAGTGATGAACGACATCCGATCGCCGCCATCGAGATCATCCGAATTCGAACCCGCAACGATGCAGACGAAGCGATTGAGCCGCTCATCGAGGATCCCTGGAAGCGATTCGACTGCGACCTCGATCCGGCCGGGTGCGTCGTCGAGTTCGAAGATTCGAGCTTTCCGCAGGACGCGCGCGACACGTTGTATTACGCCCGCGCGGTGCAGGTGGAGACCTCCGAGATCAACGGCGCGCAGCTCAAGACCACGTTCGATGAGCAGGGTCGGGCGATCGCCATCGACTGGTGTGCGCCGGAAGTCGGGCAGGATTGTCTCGGCCCGAGCCAGGAACGCGCGTGGTCCTCGCCGATCTTCGTCGACTACACGGCGCCGGAACAACCGGTCGCCGAGCAACCGGAGGCGGAGCGCCCCAAGGCAGCAGAGCAAGCACCCACCTGACCGGCCGATCGGAGGACCGGAACGCTCGCTTTGCAAAAGCCGCTGTCCGTGTGGCCACGGGCCTTGATCTACGGCGGACACGCGAGCTTCTACTGATTTCGGCCGGGCGCGGGAGGATCCTGCGTGGTGCCCCGGGTCCCGGGGGGCGGGGCACTACGCAGTTTTTCGGTACGTCCGATTCAGGCGCTAGCCACGGCGCTCGGGCGCGCACCCATACGGTCCTGCCACGACGTCAGCCAAGCACACTTCGGGTCGATGGTCTGACCGACCATCTTGCCGAAATCGGCGAAGGCGAACAGGAACACGTCGGCGAGTGTGAGGCGTGAGCCGGCGATCCACTCATTTTTGCCCATGAGGCCGTCCAACCACGCAAGGTTCTCCTGCGCGATCGCTTTCAAGTCGTCGGCGGCATGCGGGATCAGGTGCATACGGCTCTCGAACAGCCCCTGTCCCTCGGCGAAGCGAAAACCGTTCGTGAGGGGTTCGATGATGTTCAGATCGATCCGGCGAACCCACATCCGGGTCTCGGCGCGTTCCTCGGCCGTCGTCCCGACCAGAGCCGGTGACGGATTCTTCTCCTCGAGGTACTCGCAGATCGGGATGATCTCCGAGATGAACGTTCCGTCGTCCAGTTCCAGGCACGGCAGGCGCGCATCCGGGTTCTTCTGCTTGTAGGGCTCCTGACGGTTCTCACCGGCCATCAGGTCGACCTCCACGAGCGGAAGATCCAGGCCTTTCTCGGCGGCGAACATGCGAACGGTGCGTGGGTTGGGACCCATTCCGGTGTGCAGCTTCATTTCTCGATGCTCCTCTCGATACGCGTAGTCGTATCCGTCGAAAACCTACCACCGCGCCCCCTGACCTCGCCACCACTTGACCCGCGGCCGCCCACGGGGGACGTCTCACCGTGACCGCACCAAAATCGGGGACGGAAGGGGTCGCTTTGCGCACTTTCGACGTGGTCGCTTTGCTCGTCCTCGGGATCGTCGCCATGCTCCTTCGCGTCGCGCCGATCGCGGAGATGACGCTGTGGTGGGACGAGCTGGTTCATCTCAAGACCGCGACGAAGGGCGGCTTCTTCTCGGTGTTCGAAGCCGTGAAGCTCGGCATCCCGCCCGGGTTCGGCAACGCGGGCGCCGTGCCCGCCGACTACTTGTTGCTCAACGCGTGGCTGCGCTCCGTGCCCGCACCCTCCCTCGAGTGGATCGAGGCGTACTACCGCACGCCGGCCCTTCTGTGGAGCGTGGTGACCGTTCTCTTCACGTACGTGTACGTGCGACGGTTCTTCGATCGGGGGGTGGCCCTCGTGGCGGCCACAATCCTCGCGATTTCGGTGTCGCACTCGCTGTATGCGGCGGAGGTTCGGAACTACTCGATGTTCGCGCTGATGGCGGTCGTTAACCTGTACGCCTTCTCGGCTCTCGTGCTCCGCCGGCGAAGCACGGGCGCCTGGATCGCGTACACTGCCGTCGCCGTCGTCTACTTCTCCACCGGCTTCATGTCGCTCCTCGTGACGCTCGGGCAGTACTTGATCCTCGCGGTCCTTCTGCTCATGGACCTCCGCAAACGACCCAAGCAGGTACGAGAATTGGTGCGACTCGCCTTCCCTCTCGCGAGCGGGCTGGCAGTCCTGAGCGCCGTAGGCGCCTACCTACGTGGGACCTTCCTCGGAGTTCGCTACGGTCGCGCGACCGACGGCATCGACACCTGGGAGCGTACCTACACGGCGTTCGACTTCTTTGCCGGAGGGAATCCGCTCTTGCTCGCGGCGTTCTTCGCCGGTCTCGCACTCCTCATCTGGCACGGATGGCAGCAAGGGCGCGACCGGGTCGCGATTGCCGCCGGCCTCGGGATTTCCTTCTTCGCCATCCCAATCATCGTCGAGATCGAGCGATGGAAAGAGTACTACTTCCACCCGCGCCACTCCTTCTTCTTGCTTCCGATCTTCGCGATCGTCGCGGCCGGCGGACTGCTAGTCGCCGTGCGCGGCCTGGACCCACTGCGGCGCACCAAGCTACGGCAGGCCACTCGGAAGGCGATCTACACCGCCCTTGCACTCGTGCTGGTCGTCGGCACGGAGGCGACGCCCGTCGTCCGTCATCTCGACAACCCGAACCCGCGGTTCAAACGATCGAAGACCGTGCGGCACTTCAAGTCGCTCATGGTGTACCTGCAGGACCAGGTCGCAGCGCTGGAACCCGATCAGGTCTACTTGCTCATCGCCGAGCGCCGCCGCCCGGGACACATCAGCAACCCCGTCTTGGCGACATACCTGGAATGGTACGGACTCGACGACCGCGTGATCCTGCGGGGCAGCGATCGGCCGATCCAGACTCGCCAGACCATCCATCGACTCTGCCCCGAGGGCTGTGTCGGCGAACCCGCGGCCCGCGTGCAGAAGAAGGTGGGCGCGATCGGACCGTTCAACTCCATGCGCGAGATGCTCGAGCTCCTCGAGGTGTCCGCTGCGCCCCAGACGGCTGCCCCCGTGGGTCAGATCGGGCTCCTGCACTACTGGCGGCATCAAGTGGAACCACCGTCCCGCGCGCCCGGCTTCGTCCTGAGCACGCACGTGGGCATGTCGCTCTTCGAGAAGCCGCTCGCGGCCGCCCCGGACCGACTGGGCAACCAGGAGTAGGATTCGTTAGTAACGCGGGTTCATGGTGCCGGCTGACTTCTCGGCGCACAGGGGCCATCTGGCCCGGCTCGCGCTGTTCCTGTGCCTCCTCATCGTCCCGGTGGGGTGCGTCCTCATCCCGGAGAACCCGGGAAGCGAGGAATGGAGCCCCCCGGGCGATCCGGCGGTGGCCCAGCCCCTCCTCGCCCGTGAACCCTGCGCGAACCACGACCCCCTGCGCCAACCCTTGTACGGCGACCTCCACGTTCACACCGCCTACTCGATGGATGCGCGAATTCGCGAGACGCTGCTCACCCCGGACGATGCCTATCGCTATGCGACGGGCCGGCCCGTCGACATCATGCCGACCGGCGACAACGGACTCAGCAGGCGGCAGATCCGAATCGACCGCCCTCTCGACTTCGCGGCGGTCACCGATCACGCCGAGTGGATGGGCGAAATCAAGATCTGCCTCGACCCGAGGAGTGCGGCGTACGACACCCACAGCTGTCGGATCTTCCGCGGCGAGGAAGACTCCTGGCTCGCGTGGCTCTTTGGTGTGACGGGTAGCCACTCACGCATCGTCGGCGTCGTCGGGATCGGTGGTCGAAACAGCGAGGTCTGCGGCCCCGACTCGAAGGAATGTCGGGCCGCAACCAAGTCTGTCTGGGACGACACACGGGAGTCTGCCGAACGGTTCTACGACCGAAGCGCCGCCTGCGAATTCACGACCTTCCCGGCGTGGGAGTACAGCCGCAGCCCCGGCCGCTCGAAGATCCATCGCAACGTGATCTTCCGCAACGAGATCGTACCCGAACTCCCGATCTCGTGGATAGACACGCAGACCGAGCAAGAGCTTTGGCAGCGCCTGCGAGAACGTTGCCTCGACCCCCAGGTGGGCTGCGACGTCCTTTCGATCCCTCACAATCCAAACCTCTCGAACGGCAACATGTTCAACGTCTGGTACCGCGACCGTCCGATCGAAGAGCAGCGGGAGCAGGCCGCCCTTCGCGCGTCGATGGAGCCGCTCGTCGAGATGATGCAGGTCAAAGGCGAGTCCGAGTGCGCGAACGGCATGCACGGAGTCCTCGGCGGCACCGATGAGTTCTGCGACTTCGAGAAGGTTCGCGGGATCGGGCCCAACGCGCCGGAGGATTGCGTCGAAGACACCGGCAAAGGTGCGCTCAAGGGTGCCGGCTGCCAGTCCCGACTCGACTTCGTCCGATACGCGCTCATCGAGGGCCTCCGAGAGGGCAAGCGAATCGGCGTCAATCCGTTTAAGTTCGGCTTCATCGGGAGCACGGACACCCACAACGGGAATCCCGGCGGTATAAGTGAGGCCGGCTACCCGGGCTCCGGCGGCGTCGAGGACATGACGGCGGCGCTCCGACTCTCTTCCGCCCCGGCGGGAACCCCGCAGAACCGGAAGGAAGTGAGTCGGAACCCCGGAGGTCTCGCGGGCGTCTGGGCCGAGGAGAACTCGCGGGATTCGCTGTTCGACGGCATGCGACGGCGCGAGACGTTCGCGACGAGCGGACCGCGCATAGCGCCGCGCTTCTTCGGCGGCTGGGATCTACCAAGCGATCTCTGTGATCGGGAAGATCTCGTCGAACAGGGCTACGCGATTGGCGTCCCGATGGGCTCCGATCTTCCGGAGCGGGTGGGACACGGCGCCCCGACGTTCGCTGTGATTGCGGCGCACGACGCGGGGACCCCTGAGCAACCCGGTGGTCTGCTGCAGCGCGCGCAGATCGTGAAGGGCTGGGTCGGACCGCACGGGCGCTTCTACCAGGCCGTGTACGACGTCGCCGGTACGGCCGACAACGGCGCGGCTGTCGACCTCGCAACCTGCGAAACTTCGGGCCCCGGCTACGCGAGCCTTTGCGGTGTCTGGCGTGACCCCGACTTCGACGCCGAGCAAGCCGCCGTATACTACGCGCGCGTGATCGAGAATCCGACCTGTCGCTGGTCGTGGCGGCAATGCCTCGAGTTTGCCGCGGACGACCGGCCCGCCGGCTGCACCGACGACACCATCCCGCAGGTCATCCACGAACGCGCGTGGACGTCGCCCATCTGGTTCGAACCGCCGGCGGCCTCCTCCTCTAGCCTCGAGAGAAGTCGATCTGGGTCCGTTTCTCGGAGCCAATCGGTGCGGGTGTCAGTGACGGCGTCTCCCGCGGTCCAATTTCGGATCAACTGCTTCACTCGCGACGCCAGGCCGCGGGGGTGCCCGGGGCCGGACTCGCGCATGGCTTCGACGTAGCGGCACAGGAACTGGAAGGACCGGCGGCGGTCTACCTGCTCGCCTGAGAACACCCACGGGTCCGCGAGCGCGCCGCGGCCGATCATCGCGTAGCGACATCCAGTCTCGCGGCGCATACGCTCGAGATCCGCATGGGTCTTGATGCTCCCGTTGCCACAGACGGGAATCGAGACGGCGGACACCGCGCGCGCGATGCGTTCCCAGTAGACCTCTTCCTGGTATTTCTCGGAGCGCGTTCGGCAGTGGATCGTGAGCATCGCCGCGCCGCCCTGCTCCACCGCTCGAGCCAGGTCTTCGACGTGGTCGGCGTTGTCGAAACCGGCCCGGATCTTCACCGTCACGGGGATCGCCCTGACCGCGTCCGAGACCTGACGAATGACCGCCTCCATCGAGAGCGGGTCCCGCAGGGCCGCCGACCCAGAGCAGGTCTTCAGAGCACCCTTCGCCGGACAACCGAAATTGATATCGAGAACCGGGACGACGCCAAGCGCCTCCACCCGACGTGCGGTTTCCGCCATCGTGTCGGGGTTCGAACCCATGAGTTGCATCCCAACCGGCGTCCCGAAGCTATTGCGGCCCAGGTGCTTGCGAAGCACGTGGTCGGGAACCGGCGCATTCCGCGGAACGACGACGAACTCCGTGAAGGCCCCGCCCAGAACCTCGGGCCGATGAAGCTCTATCACCACCTCACGGAAAGCGGGTTCGGTCACCCCCTCCATCGGAGCGAGCATCCACGGGCCGGTGAACGGGAGTTCGTGCACGACATCGCTTTACCCGAACGTGGACACACACGCCCACTTCCAGCTTGCCTCCGCGCCATCCGGAAGCGATGAGTACGCATGGAGTTCACCAAGCTCGGTCGCACCGGCCTCGACGTGTCCCGAATCTGCCTCGGCTGCATGAGCTACGGCACGAAGGATTGGCGGGACTGGGTTCTCGACGAGGACGCCTCCCGACCGTTCTTCCGGCGCGCCGTCGAGGCGGGCATCAACTTCTTCGACACCGCCGACATGTACTCGCTCGGACGCAGCGAGGAAATCACCGGCAAGATGCTGCGCGAGTTCGGACGCCCCGACGAGGTCGTCATCGCGACGAAGGTGTTCTTCCCATTCCGACAGGGCCCCAACCAGGGCGGTCTCTCCCGCAAGCACATCCAGGAAGCATGCGAAGCAAGCCTGAAGCGGCTCGGCGTCGACGCGATCGATCTCTACCAAATCCATCGCCTCGACAAGTTCACTCCGATGGAGGAAATCCTCGCCGCCCTCGATTGGCTCGTCCAGCAAGGAAAAGTTCGCTACATCGGCTCGAGCTCGATGTGCGCCTGGGAGTTTCAGAAATGCCTCGGTCTGTCCGAGCACAACGGCTGGGCGCGCTTCGTGTCGATGCAGAACCACTACAACCTGGTCT includes the following:
- a CDS encoding glycosyltransferase family 39 protein; the encoded protein is MRTFDVVALLVLGIVAMLLRVAPIAEMTLWWDELVHLKTATKGGFFSVFEAVKLGIPPGFGNAGAVPADYLLLNAWLRSVPAPSLEWIEAYYRTPALLWSVVTVLFTYVYVRRFFDRGVALVAATILAISVSHSLYAAEVRNYSMFALMAVVNLYAFSALVLRRRSTGAWIAYTAVAVVYFSTGFMSLLVTLGQYLILAVLLLMDLRKRPKQVRELVRLAFPLASGLAVLSAVGAYLRGTFLGVRYGRATDGIDTWERTYTAFDFFAGGNPLLLAAFFAGLALLIWHGWQQGRDRVAIAAGLGISFFAIPIIVEIERWKEYYFHPRHSFFLLPIFAIVAAGGLLVAVRGLDPLRRTKLRQATRKAIYTALALVLVVGTEATPVVRHLDNPNPRFKRSKTVRHFKSLMVYLQDQVAALEPDQVYLLIAERRRPGHISNPVLATYLEWYGLDDRVILRGSDRPIQTRQTIHRLCPEGCVGEPAARVQKKVGAIGPFNSMREMLELLEVSAAPQTAAPVGQIGLLHYWRHQVEPPSRAPGFVLSTHVGMSLFEKPLAAAPDRLGNQE
- a CDS encoding aldo/keto reductase, coding for MEFTKLGRTGLDVSRICLGCMSYGTKDWRDWVLDEDASRPFFRRAVEAGINFFDTADMYSLGRSEEITGKMLREFGRPDEVVIATKVFFPFRQGPNQGGLSRKHIQEACEASLKRLGVDAIDLYQIHRLDKFTPMEEILAALDWLVQQGKVRYIGSSSMCAWEFQKCLGLSEHNGWARFVSMQNHYNLVYREEEREMIPQCQAEGIGVIPWSPLARGMLTGSRKALNDKDSTTRAGSDGLANFLYAQESDWNVVQANLDVAKERSVPPARTALAWLLSRPGVSAPIIGATKLPHLDDAIEAVGLELTDDEILKLEAAYIPHPVLGH
- a CDS encoding DUF3604 domain-containing protein, which produces MVPADFSAHRGHLARLALFLCLLIVPVGCVLIPENPGSEEWSPPGDPAVAQPLLAREPCANHDPLRQPLYGDLHVHTAYSMDARIRETLLTPDDAYRYATGRPVDIMPTGDNGLSRRQIRIDRPLDFAAVTDHAEWMGEIKICLDPRSAAYDTHSCRIFRGEEDSWLAWLFGVTGSHSRIVGVVGIGGRNSEVCGPDSKECRAATKSVWDDTRESAERFYDRSAACEFTTFPAWEYSRSPGRSKIHRNVIFRNEIVPELPISWIDTQTEQELWQRLRERCLDPQVGCDVLSIPHNPNLSNGNMFNVWYRDRPIEEQREQAALRASMEPLVEMMQVKGESECANGMHGVLGGTDEFCDFEKVRGIGPNAPEDCVEDTGKGALKGAGCQSRLDFVRYALIEGLREGKRIGVNPFKFGFIGSTDTHNGNPGGISEAGYPGSGGVEDMTAALRLSSAPAGTPQNRKEVSRNPGGLAGVWAEENSRDSLFDGMRRRETFATSGPRIAPRFFGGWDLPSDLCDREDLVEQGYAIGVPMGSDLPERVGHGAPTFAVIAAHDAGTPEQPGGLLQRAQIVKGWVGPHGRFYQAVYDVAGTADNGAAVDLATCETSGPGYASLCGVWRDPDFDAEQAAVYYARVIENPTCRWSWRQCLEFAADDRPAGCTDDTIPQVIHERAWTSPIWFEPPAASSSSLERSRSGSVSRSQSVRVSVTASPAVQFRINCFTRDARPRGCPGPDSRMAST
- a CDS encoding DUF3604 domain-containing protein encodes the protein MSSRPRAHFLHPLAVAALLIGCDPGRPNWDAPIEGPARPAADVTATDTGRRDVGRALGETPRDDKVVLFGDLHVHTTYSFDAYLFSLPVLGGEGAHPPNDACDFARYCADLDFYALTDHAESLVEQTWEASKQSVRQCNQVAGDPTDPDVVAFMGFEWSQAGTTPESHYGHRCVFFRDTEDDALPVRPIGSRADTDIMSSARDNIGMMRMVTPWNYQQYDDYMKYVTRVIDQPLCEDGVPVRDNPSDCKDVAETPRILREKLDDWDYEALVIPHGTAWGVYTPATTKIDKHLDPMQFDPERQLLVEIMSGHGNSEEYRAFREWETDANGNVVCPEPTEDYLPCCWQAGEIMRSRCGDLPADECERRVIQARAFATEAYTKPREVFPDAPLEDWLDCDQCRDCFKPAFSYRPLESVQYAMTLTRDDATGADGKPLRFRYGFIGSSDGHSGRPGTGYKPVERGMMTDITGEPNGLVLKLQDYLARMDDPQQPARPATGPIRLSGNDLRISNFLYPGGIAAVHSEGRSREEIWEAMQRREVYGTSGPRILLWFDLLDGNERFPMGSQVERDEAPRFQVRAAGASIQKAGCPEWVHHGLSKDRVTRLCRNECNNPSDERHPIAAIEIIRIRTRNDADEAIEPLIEDPWKRFDCDLDPAGCVVEFEDSSFPQDARDTLYYARAVQVETSEINGAQLKTTFDEQGRAIAIDWCAPEVGQDCLGPSQERAWSSPIFVDYTAPEQPVAEQPEAERPKAAEQAPT
- a CDS encoding glutathione S-transferase family protein, whose translation is MKLHTGMGPNPRTVRMFAAEKGLDLPLVEVDLMAGENRQEPYKQKNPDARLPCLELDDGTFISEIIPICEYLEEKNPSPALVGTTAEERAETRMWVRRIDLNIIEPLTNGFRFAEGQGLFESRMHLIPHAADDLKAIAQENLAWLDGLMGKNEWIAGSRLTLADVFLFAFADFGKMVGQTIDPKCAWLTSWQDRMGARPSAVASA